From the genome of Fulvia fulva chromosome 12, complete sequence:
GTCGTACTGAAGCTCACCTTGTGACACCGGGGAGCCCTGGTATGTCTCGTACGGGCCAAGCTTCTCAGCCAGCTCGCACGAAGCCTCAAGAGCAGCGTGGTAGATGGTCTCGAAGATCTGAATGTTGAGCTCCTTCGCCTCTGGCGAATCGAATGGCATGCGCAGAGCCAAGAACGCGTCAGCAAGACCATTGACACCAAGTCCGATAGGTCGGTGGCGGAAATTGCTCTTGCGTGCCTCTGGCACAGGGTAGTAGTTGATCTCGATGGTCTTGTTGAGGTTGCGAGTGACAACTTTGGTGACTTCGTGAAGCTTCTTGAAGTCAAAGACCTCGTTCTCGATGTCAACGTACGTTGGCAGCGCAAGCGATGCCAAATTGCAGACTGCGACCTCATCCGGCGCGGAGTACTCCATGATCTCAGTGCACAGGTTCGAGCTCTTGATGGTGCCGAGATTCTTCTGGTTGCTCTTGCGGTTTGCGGCATCCTTGTACAAGATGAAAGGTGTGCCGGTCTCGGTCTGTGCCTCGAGGATGGCATACCAGATCTTCTGTGCACGAACGGTCTCACGGCCCTTGCCTTCTCTCTCGTAACGCTCGTAGAGCTCCTTGAACTCATCGCCGTAAACGTCAGACAAGCCAGGGCACTCGTTGGGGCACATCAGAGTCCATGTTCTATTCTGCTCGACACGCTCCATGAAGAGATCTGGAATCCAGAGGGCGTAGAAGAGATCACGAGCACGGACCTCTTCCTTGCCGTGGTTCTTGCGGAGGTCCATGAACTGGAAAACATCCGCGTGCCATGGCTCGAGGTAGATGGCAAAAGCACCTGGACGCTTGTTGCCACCTTGGTCGACGTAGCGAGCCGTATTGTTGTACACTCGCAGCATTGGTACAAGACCATTGGATGTGCCGTTGGTGCCACCGATGTATGAGCCAGTAGCACGGATGTTGTGCACATGAAGTCCAATACCGCCAGCGTTCTTGGAGATCATGGCACAAGTCTTGAGAGTGTCGTAGATACCGTCAATGCTGTCATCCTTCATGGCCACCAAGAAGCAGGACGCCAGCTGCGCTTGTGGTGTACCAGCACTGAAGAGAGTGGGCGAGGCGTGTGTGAAGTACTTCAGCGACATGTAGTTGTATGTCTCGATCGCGGCCTCAATGTCTTCTCCATGGATACCAACAGCCACACGCATGATCATCTGCTGCGGTCTCTCAGCGACCTTGCCATCTATTCTGAGGAGGTATGATCGCTCCAGGGTCTTGAAGCCAAAGTATTGGTAGTTAAAGTCACGGTCGTAGACAATGGCCGAGTTGAGCTCATCGGAGTGCTTCATCACTGTTGCGTACGTCTCCTCTGAGATCATGGGAGCCTTCTTGCCCGTCTTGGGGTTGATGTATGCATACAGATCTTGAACCACAGCGGAGAACTGCTTCTTGGTCTGCTTGTGGAGGTTGGATACTGCAATACGTGCAGCAAGGATCGCGTAGTCTGGGTGAGTGACGGTCATGTATGCGGCGGTCTCGGCTGCCTGTGGTATTCTGTCAGTATAGAGACCACTTTACGCGTCTGACACGCGACTTACCAGATCATCGAGCTGGATCGTGGTGACACCGTGGTATACACCAGCAATGACCTTCATGGTGATTGCTGCGGCATCCACGTGCTCTGGGTCGAGGCCATAACAGAGCCTCGACACGCGAGCTGTGATCTTGTCGAACTGAACGCGCTCCTTGCGGCCATCTGCATGTGTGTCAGCTATGTGCTCTTGGTCGCCATCAACTCGTCTTTGTCCTCGCTGGTGGCAAGCCTTTGCTGTGGTATCCCATCTCTTTCTATGCTGCCATAAAATACTGGGTACGACATACCGCGTTTGTAGACGAACATCTTGGGCCAATGGCAGTGAGGTCGTCCTCACGGTGCGGGCAGTGTGCTGTCGGTATCGATCAACCTCTTGCTGTTGAACACGGTTGACGTGGTGCGTGATCTGCTCAAGGCTTGCAGTGAAGAAGCCTGAGGATTGGTTGAAAGGTGTAGAAGATGTTGTTGTAAGGAAGAGGACGATGTCGGGGCAGATATGCAAGTACACGAGGCAGGCAGGATGTTTTGTGGCCAGGAAGTCGCGTCCGTCAGTCAGACGCGCCTTCCTGGCGTTCTCGTGATGCCATTAAGCCTATCTGAGACTAGCGCATGGTGCGTGCATTTCTCGCTTAAAAATCATTCTCTGCATGAGACCTTCATCTTACCACTTCAACCTCATCCTTCAAGATCATACCACGATCAGCATTTGGCAGCGTACGATGCACTCTGTCTATGCTAGGCTGCGTAGGATCTCCTCATGCTGCGCAATCGCTCTGGTGTTCGGCTTCACACATAATGAAAGGACAACACCTTGTAGAAAACACTCCCTTGGCTCTTTCGAAGACTTGTCGACCTCGACTTACATACAGTCGCGAGTTCAATTTGTAGCCTAGACCGAACCAACCGGTCTGCCAAGACCATCTCACTCGTGTTGCAGTGTCCGAGCCTGGCTCTGAGGACTTTGCGTCTATTTGTGAGATACATCTGTCCATGTGAAGGTTCCGCCACATTCAGTGCCGCAGAAGCAACCGTTTCGGTTGGGGATGATCCGTAGGGAGACGAAGATACGTTTTGCACTCTCGACGCAGATGGAATATCTAACGTCCACCTTGATGGCTGAAGTTGTACCTTACATCAGATATGTACCCGCACAACTGCAGAAAGCTCTCTTGCTAGCGACGACGCTGCTTCCGCCGCGTAGCGACCGCTATAAACGTAGAAGCTGAAGCATTGCATGATGCCCCCTCTCACATGCCCGGCGATGCACCCTGCATGTAGTGGGCCATGACTGCGGCATAGCCTCCGTACGCGGCGTAGGGGTCTGCAGATGGATTTGCAGCGTAGTAGGCCGCCCATGCCTCATACTGTCTCTGTTGTTCAGCCGGATCTGTAGCTGCTGGCTCTGCTGCGACAGTTTGGGTCGGGGATTGAGCGCCACCTACAAAGAGAAGGGTGTTAGCCATACTCCAGAACCACGTGGTAGTGTATTGGATTATGGTGGACCGCGTGAGATACGTGCTGCACGACGCGCTCCACACCATAATCTGACACTGCTCGATGCCTGGTGCCCTTCAGAAACGTACCGTAGCCTGCGACAGCTGCTGGCTGCTGGGCGCCGTATCCTGCTCCGTATCCGCCATAGCTGCTGCCACCTCCATTGCCGTAAGCACTGCCACCACCGTAAGAGCCGGAGTTCTGTCTGTCGCCTCCACGATATCCTCCGCCTCCGCCTCCACGACGATCATCGTCCCCACCGTAGCCTTGGCCGCCGCCGTGACCACCATATCcaccgccgccgccgccccGGTTTGGAGGACCTCGCTCTTTGAATGCGTCGTATGCCTCTTTGACTGCATCCAG
Proteins encoded in this window:
- a CDS encoding Ribonucleoside-diphosphate reductase large chain, encoding MFVYKRDGRKERVQFDKITARVSRLCYGLDPEHVDAAAITMKVIAGVYHGVTTIQLDDLAAETAAYMTVTHPDYAILAARIAVSNLHKQTKKQFSAVVQDLYAYINPKTGKKAPMISEETYATVMKHSDELNSAIVYDRDFNYQYFGFKTLERSYLLRIDGKVAERPQQMIMRVAVGIHGEDIEAAIETYNYMSLKYFTHASPTLFSAGTPQAQLASCFLVAMKDDSIDGIYDTLKTCAMISKNAGGIGLHVHNIRATGSYIGGTNGTSNGLVPMLRVYNNTARYVDQGGNKRPGAFAIYLEPWHADVFQFMDLRKNHGKEEVRARDLFYALWIPDLFMERVEQNRTWTLMCPNECPGLSDVYGDEFKELYERYEREGKGRETVRAQKIWYAILEAQTETGTPFILYKDAANRKSNQKNLGTIKSSNLCTEIMEYSAPDEVAVCNLASLALPTYVDIENEVFDFKKLHEVTKVVTRNLNKTIEINYYPVPEARKSNFRHRPIGLGVNGLADAFLALRMPFDSPEAKELNIQIFETIYHAALEASCELAEKLGPYETYQGSPVSQGELQYDMWGKTPTDLWDWAALKTKIAQHGVRNSLLVAPMPTASTSQIMGFNECFEPYTSNIYSRRVLAGEFQVVNPWLLKDLVDRGLWSENMKNRIIADNGSIQRIPNIPDDLKALYKTVWEISQRNIVQMAADRGAFIDQSQSLNIHMKEPTMGKITSMHFAGWKLGLKTGMYYLRTQAASAPIQFTVDQEMLKVADTNVGKSGAAKRRNISGAYNAVSSPKPVAAPKPLYENKQPSPAALEPPKDVVTPAATPPPEQKKRTFGRTSSAVVNPPFPADQDEGESPDVLAADGVNAIPKEEALPEPAVSIEKKAGQEEDSEEVSKDREGDIYAEAVLACSIENPESCLMCSA